In a genomic window of Saccharothrix sp. HUAS TT1:
- a CDS encoding LacI family DNA-binding transcriptional regulator, whose product MAQLAGVSLATASKALNARAEVAASTRERVLKAAEELSFQPNVLAQGLISGQTRTVGLLTDELMVARFAIPVLLGAENALGSEQMSVLLCDARGDAIRRRHYIRTLIARRVDGFIVLGDGNEVRPSLSKEIPVPVVYVYCESDDPDDVSILADDAGGARLAAEHLISLGRRRIAHISGDPSYRAAQDRATAFGQALDEAGLPLVGGPRFGQWSQRWGRQGVVSLLSAHPDVDAVFCGSDQIAYGVTEALRELGRDIPDDIAVVGYDNWEAFAAESRPALTTVDVNLERLGASAVRHLFAALDGNPSRGVVRQPTRLVLRESTGVARPR is encoded by the coding sequence GTGGCGCAGCTGGCGGGGGTGTCGCTCGCGACGGCCTCCAAGGCGCTCAACGCCCGCGCCGAGGTGGCCGCGTCGACCCGCGAGCGGGTGCTGAAGGCGGCCGAGGAGCTGTCGTTCCAGCCCAACGTGCTGGCGCAGGGGCTGATCTCCGGGCAGACCCGCACGGTCGGCCTGCTGACCGACGAGCTGATGGTCGCCCGGTTCGCCATCCCGGTCCTGCTGGGCGCGGAGAACGCCCTGGGCAGCGAGCAGATGAGCGTGCTGCTCTGCGACGCGCGCGGTGACGCGATCCGGCGCAGGCACTACATCCGGACGCTGATCGCCCGGCGGGTGGACGGGTTCATCGTGCTGGGCGACGGCAACGAGGTCCGGCCCTCGCTGTCCAAGGAGATCCCGGTGCCGGTGGTCTACGTCTACTGCGAGTCCGACGACCCGGACGACGTGTCGATCCTCGCCGACGACGCGGGCGGCGCCCGCCTGGCCGCCGAGCACCTGATCTCGTTGGGCCGGCGCCGGATCGCGCACATCAGCGGCGACCCGTCCTACCGGGCGGCCCAGGACCGGGCGACCGCGTTCGGGCAGGCGCTCGACGAGGCCGGGCTGCCGCTGGTGGGCGGCCCGCGGTTCGGGCAGTGGTCGCAGCGGTGGGGCAGGCAGGGCGTGGTGAGCCTGCTGTCCGCGCACCCCGACGTGGACGCCGTCTTCTGCGGCAGCGACCAGATCGCCTACGGCGTCACCGAGGCGCTGCGCGAGCTGGGCCGGGACATCCCCGACGACATCGCCGTGGTGGGCTACGACAACTGGGAGGCGTTCGCCGCCGAGAGCAGGCCCGCGCTGACCACGGTGGACGTCAACCTGGAGCGCCTGGGCGCGTCCGCCGTCCGCCACCTCTTCGCCGCCCTGGACGGCAACCCGTCGCGCGGCGTCGTGCGCCAACCGACCCGCCTGGTCCTGCGCGAGTCCACCGGGGTCGCCCGGCCGCGCTGA
- a CDS encoding serine hydrolase domain-containing protein — MRGLLEGHVETGFVPGAVAVLARHGEVHVEAIGTIAFEGAGAGTPMAADTICRLASLSKPIVAACAMTLVEDCTLRLDDPVDDLLPELADMTALTDPHGPLDDTVAAHRSITLRDLLTYTSGTGVIPASPGKVPIADALNALDFTSPDEWVRQLGKLPLIHQPGERWMYDTASNVLGVLIARATGTSFGDALRERICDPLGMKDTAFSVSGEGIARLATAYHRDSTAAEPVVDDGPDGRWSRPPMFESGGGGLVSTARDYFAFASALLAGGSHNGERVLSRPSVTLMTTDHLTPAQRAASGFWSGYFDAMGWGFGMSVQTRRTHLGPSVGAYGWSGFYGTAWYNDPAEDLTAVIFMQRAHAGDPRLPMWHDLWTSVYQAIGD; from the coding sequence GTGCGGGGGCTGTTGGAGGGGCACGTCGAGACCGGGTTCGTGCCGGGTGCGGTGGCCGTGCTCGCCCGTCACGGTGAGGTGCACGTCGAGGCGATCGGCACCATCGCGTTCGAGGGCGCCGGCGCCGGGACCCCGATGGCGGCCGACACGATCTGCCGCCTGGCCTCGTTGAGCAAGCCGATCGTCGCCGCCTGCGCGATGACGCTCGTAGAGGACTGCACCCTGCGCCTCGACGACCCGGTCGACGACCTCCTCCCGGAGCTGGCGGACATGACCGCGCTCACCGACCCCCACGGGCCGCTGGACGACACCGTTGCGGCCCACCGGTCGATCACGCTGCGGGACCTGCTGACGTACACCTCCGGCACCGGCGTGATCCCGGCCAGTCCGGGGAAGGTCCCGATCGCCGACGCGCTGAACGCCCTCGACTTCACCTCGCCGGACGAGTGGGTGCGCCAGCTGGGCAAGCTCCCGCTCATCCACCAGCCGGGCGAGCGCTGGATGTACGACACCGCCTCCAACGTGCTGGGCGTGCTCATCGCCAGGGCCACCGGCACGTCTTTCGGGGACGCCTTGCGCGAGCGGATCTGCGATCCGCTCGGGATGAAGGACACCGCCTTCAGCGTGAGCGGCGAGGGCATCGCCCGGTTGGCGACGGCGTACCACCGCGACAGCACCGCCGCCGAGCCGGTCGTGGACGACGGTCCCGACGGGCGGTGGAGCCGGCCGCCGATGTTCGAATCAGGCGGCGGCGGTCTCGTCTCGACCGCCCGGGACTACTTCGCCTTCGCCTCGGCCCTGCTGGCCGGTGGTTCCCACAACGGCGAGCGGGTGCTCTCCCGACCATCGGTGACGCTGATGACGACCGATCACCTGACCCCGGCGCAGAGGGCGGCCTCCGGGTTCTGGTCGGGGTACTTCGACGCGATGGGCTGGGGTTTCGGGATGTCGGTCCAGACCCGCCGCACCCACCTCGGCCCGTCGGTCGGCGCCTACGGGTGGTCCGGCTTCTACGGCACGGCCTGGTACAACGACCCCGCCGAGGACCTGACGGCGGTCATCTTCATGCAACGGGCGCACGCGGGCGACCCGAGGCTGCCGATGTGGCACGACCTGTGGACCTCCGTCTACCAGGCGATCGGCGACTGA
- a CDS encoding helix-turn-helix domain-containing protein: MLNIQQPDFGRRLKLLRRERRLSQRDLAGGVVNPSYISLLESGARVPTLEVAIQLAKGLGVPLGQLVDNAELHVEPAAVETGSAVDGRLVRDLLARQAYESGDLDGARRRFEENYRFALSSGDLSDALSDGLDLLDVLIRQGHDEARVQLLDELAGLAEQSGTPEAVVRLQVDRAVAARDAGRMAEALDFAEAAVGGIVSTALARTSEHVRALGVLISIYCDSGDFRDVTRLVEEMLDIAKAVAGPPVIGRAHWVAAVALGRLGKSELVENHVRRAQDLLAVPSTSVQDWAQFVRAAASALLEIDAAPASVEHYLVAARAATAITDTGSAKLASLECRLALMVGDHERAVALSDFVDGPDPDLVGVDLARLRRARGLALRALGRVDEAAAQIRAAALICDEIAAHRMAAQLWRELAEMNS; the protein is encoded by the coding sequence GTGCTGAACATTCAACAGCCGGACTTCGGACGGCGGTTGAAGCTGCTGCGCCGGGAGCGCCGCCTCTCGCAGCGGGACCTGGCCGGGGGCGTGGTCAACCCCAGCTACATCTCGCTGCTGGAGTCCGGCGCCCGGGTGCCCACGCTGGAGGTCGCGATCCAGTTGGCCAAGGGGCTGGGCGTGCCACTGGGGCAGCTGGTAGACAACGCGGAGCTGCACGTCGAACCCGCCGCCGTGGAGACCGGCTCGGCCGTCGACGGCAGGCTCGTGCGCGACCTGCTCGCCCGCCAGGCGTACGAGTCCGGCGACCTCGACGGCGCGCGCAGGCGGTTCGAGGAGAACTACCGCTTCGCCCTCTCCTCCGGCGACCTGTCCGACGCCCTGTCCGACGGCCTGGACCTGCTCGACGTGCTGATCCGGCAGGGCCACGACGAGGCCCGCGTCCAGCTGCTGGACGAGCTGGCGGGCCTCGCCGAGCAGTCGGGCACGCCGGAGGCCGTGGTCCGGCTGCAGGTGGACCGGGCCGTCGCCGCCCGGGACGCCGGGCGGATGGCCGAGGCGCTGGACTTCGCCGAGGCGGCGGTCGGCGGCATCGTCAGCACGGCGCTGGCCCGCACCAGCGAGCACGTGCGGGCGCTCGGCGTGCTGATCTCGATCTACTGCGACTCCGGCGACTTCCGCGACGTCACCCGGCTGGTCGAGGAGATGCTGGACATCGCCAAGGCGGTGGCCGGTCCGCCGGTGATCGGTCGCGCGCACTGGGTCGCCGCCGTCGCCCTAGGGCGCCTCGGCAAGTCCGAGCTGGTCGAGAACCACGTGCGGCGGGCGCAGGACCTGCTGGCGGTGCCGTCCACCTCGGTGCAGGACTGGGCGCAGTTCGTCCGGGCCGCCGCCTCGGCGCTGCTGGAGATCGACGCGGCGCCCGCCTCGGTCGAGCACTACCTGGTCGCGGCGCGCGCCGCGACCGCCATCACCGACACCGGCTCCGCGAAGCTGGCCAGCCTGGAGTGCCGCCTGGCGCTGATGGTCGGCGACCACGAGCGCGCGGTGGCGCTGAGCGACTTCGTCGACGGCCCCGACCCCGACCTGGTCGGGGTGGACCTGGCCAGGCTGCGCAGGGCGCGCGGGCTGGCGCTGCGCGCGCTCGGTCGGGTGGACGAGGCCGCGGCGCAGATCAGGGCCGCCGCCCTCATCTGCGACGAGATCGCCGCGCACCGGATGGCCGCCCAGCTCTGGCGGGAGCTGGCCGAGATGAACAGCTGA
- a CDS encoding response regulator transcription factor, which produces MTPTSELGLTAPAEFVYRTMLRQSRWRFSDLVRELGWDELGTQEIVGELRGQGFLVGSADDAGAIRAVEPQLALPVLAARRLKGPGVGKALSAVAVERFVTWHERSTEWAAARRAPASFDELAIIVERIASAATREVLVVVPTCAPGSYEFSPLIVEAVRRRGAEFRSVWSHEFAMSPTVVPHARWLAERGQAPRTTSAALTRAVIVDGVTALVVGDDMHARVLRGRREVEPLRRVAALHWHEGSAVHKEVIRTGEEPRLRYEVVLRLLAEGLTDDAVANRIGVSVRTVRNDVASAMAGMDARSRFQAGVRATQLGLL; this is translated from the coding sequence ATGACACCCACCTCTGAACTGGGCTTAACTGCCCCGGCCGAGTTCGTCTACCGCACGATGCTGCGCCAGTCGCGCTGGCGCTTCTCGGACCTGGTCCGCGAGCTCGGGTGGGACGAGCTGGGCACCCAGGAGATCGTCGGCGAGCTGCGCGGCCAGGGCTTCCTGGTCGGGTCCGCCGACGACGCGGGCGCCATCCGGGCCGTCGAACCGCAGCTCGCGCTGCCCGTGCTCGCCGCCCGCAGGCTCAAGGGACCCGGCGTCGGCAAGGCGCTCAGCGCGGTGGCCGTCGAGCGCTTCGTCACGTGGCACGAGCGGTCCACCGAGTGGGCCGCGGCGCGCCGGGCGCCCGCGTCCTTCGACGAGCTGGCCATCATCGTCGAGCGCATCGCCTCCGCCGCCACCCGCGAGGTCCTGGTCGTGGTGCCGACCTGCGCTCCCGGCTCCTACGAGTTCTCCCCGCTGATCGTGGAGGCCGTGCGGCGGCGCGGCGCCGAGTTCCGCAGCGTGTGGTCCCACGAGTTCGCCATGTCGCCCACGGTCGTCCCGCACGCGCGGTGGCTCGCCGAACGCGGCCAGGCGCCGCGCACCACCTCGGCCGCCCTCACCCGGGCCGTCATCGTGGACGGCGTCACCGCGCTGGTGGTGGGCGACGACATGCACGCCCGGGTCCTGCGCGGCAGGCGCGAGGTGGAGCCGTTGCGCCGCGTCGCCGCCCTGCACTGGCACGAGGGCAGCGCGGTCCACAAGGAGGTCATCCGCACCGGCGAGGAACCGCGCCTGCGCTACGAGGTGGTCCTGCGGCTGCTGGCGGAGGGGCTGACCGACGACGCCGTGGCCAACCGGATCGGGGTCAGCGTGCGGACCGTGCGCAACGACGTCGCGTCCGCCATGGCGGGCATGGACGCCCGCAGCCGCTTCCAGGCGGGTGTCCGCGCCACCCAGCTCGGGCTGCTCTGA
- a CDS encoding MbtH family protein has translation MDQVKVVVNDHGQHSTWPVRRPNPLGWHDAGMTGTREECLEHIARVWTDMAPRRTPQRAAD, from the coding sequence ATGGACCAGGTCAAGGTCGTGGTCAACGACCACGGGCAGCACTCGACGTGGCCGGTCCGCCGGCCCAACCCGCTCGGCTGGCACGACGCGGGGATGACCGGCACGCGCGAGGAGTGCCTGGAGCACATCGCGCGCGTGTGGACGGACATGGCGCCGCGCCGCACGCCGCAGCGCGCCGCCGACTGA
- the sbnB gene encoding 2,3-diaminopropionate biosynthesis protein SbnB, which yields MPDTALPPLRIVTAEEVSKQVEADREGALGAVRDAYLAHDAGVTANPHSSFLRFPDRPRDRIIALPAFLGGDREVAGIKWIASFPANTSVGVPRASAALILNDLSNGYPFAVLESSIISATRTAASAVLGAETLLGDRRAGRVGWIGTGLIAEHVRRFLRDLGWEVGGHRLFDLDRSAAERFGTALTGDGAAGVEVVRDAAGAFDGCDLVVITTVAGEPHLHDPALLAGNPVVLHLSLRDLAPELVLASFNVTDDVDHAVRERTSLHLAEQVAGDRSFVHGTIGDLLRGRIARDPDRTAVFAPFGLGVLDLAVGAWVYDRVVEQGDGRLVPDFYTGAVG from the coding sequence ATGCCCGACACTGCACTGCCGCCGCTGCGGATCGTCACCGCGGAGGAGGTGTCCAAACAGGTCGAAGCCGACCGGGAAGGCGCGCTCGGCGCCGTCCGGGACGCCTACCTCGCGCACGACGCGGGCGTCACCGCGAACCCGCACAGCAGCTTCCTGCGCTTCCCCGACAGACCCCGCGACCGGATCATCGCGCTGCCCGCGTTCCTGGGCGGCGACCGGGAGGTGGCGGGCATCAAGTGGATCGCGAGCTTCCCGGCCAACACCTCGGTCGGCGTGCCCCGCGCCTCGGCCGCGCTGATCCTCAACGACCTGTCCAACGGCTACCCGTTCGCGGTCCTGGAGTCGTCGATCATCTCCGCGACCCGCACCGCCGCGTCCGCGGTGCTCGGCGCCGAGACCCTGCTCGGCGACCGCCGGGCGGGCCGGGTCGGCTGGATCGGCACCGGCCTGATCGCCGAGCACGTCCGCCGGTTTCTGCGCGACCTGGGCTGGGAGGTGGGCGGGCACCGGCTGTTCGACCTCGACCGGTCCGCCGCCGAGCGCTTCGGGACCGCCCTGACCGGTGACGGCGCCGCCGGCGTCGAGGTGGTGCGGGACGCGGCGGGCGCGTTCGACGGCTGCGACCTCGTGGTGATCACCACGGTGGCGGGCGAGCCGCACCTGCACGACCCGGCGCTGCTGGCGGGCAACCCCGTCGTGCTGCACCTGTCGCTGCGCGACCTGGCGCCGGAACTGGTGCTGGCGTCGTTCAACGTCACCGACGACGTCGACCACGCCGTGCGCGAGCGCACCTCGCTGCACCTGGCCGAGCAGGTCGCGGGCGACCGCTCGTTCGTGCACGGCACGATCGGCGACCTGCTGCGCGGCCGGATCGCCCGCGACCCGGACCGGACGGCGGTGTTCGCGCCGTTCGGGCTCGGCGTGCTGGACCTCGCGGTGGGCGCGTGGGTCTACGACCGGGTGGTCGAGCAGGGCGATGGCCGGCTGGTGCCGGACTTCTACACCGGGGCGGTGGGCTGA
- the sbnA gene encoding 2,3-diaminopropionate biosynthesis protein SbnA, whose protein sequence is MSGSDLLRGLESIQRSMPETPVVALADDAVDLYAKLEYSNPNGSSKDRSALWIIKQAVERGEITQDTTIVESSSGNFAISLASFSRSLGLRFIPVIDSNVNTATEAYLRALCERVEKVTERDASGGYLSTRLARVQQLREELDQVYWPNQYANTDAVLAHYRLTGGEVCRAFRSIDYLFVGTSTGGTIAGLSHRVKEMWPHARVVAVDAEGSAIFGGAPRTRHIPGLGSSITPPLFEHALIDDVVIVPERDTVRGCHELLHRHGLYAGGSTGTVYAAIGRYFAGHTGPRPTVLFLCADRGTGYADTIYDPSWVAEVLQDAPSADMLPV, encoded by the coding sequence GTGAGTGGATCCGACCTGCTGCGCGGGCTGGAGTCGATCCAGCGCTCGATGCCCGAGACACCGGTGGTCGCGCTGGCGGACGACGCCGTCGACCTGTACGCGAAGCTGGAGTACAGCAACCCCAACGGCAGCTCCAAGGACCGCTCCGCGCTGTGGATCATCAAGCAGGCCGTCGAGCGGGGCGAGATCACCCAGGACACCACGATCGTGGAGTCCTCCTCCGGGAACTTCGCCATCTCGCTGGCCTCGTTCAGCCGCTCCCTCGGGCTGCGGTTCATCCCGGTGATCGACTCGAACGTCAACACCGCCACCGAGGCGTACCTGCGGGCGCTGTGCGAGCGGGTGGAGAAGGTCACCGAGCGCGACGCCAGCGGCGGTTACCTCAGCACCCGGCTGGCGCGCGTGCAGCAGCTGCGCGAGGAGCTGGACCAGGTCTACTGGCCCAACCAGTACGCCAACACCGACGCGGTGCTGGCGCACTACCGACTCACCGGCGGCGAGGTGTGCCGGGCGTTCCGCTCGATCGACTACCTGTTCGTCGGCACCAGCACCGGCGGCACGATCGCCGGCCTGTCCCACCGGGTCAAGGAGATGTGGCCGCACGCCCGGGTGGTCGCCGTCGACGCCGAGGGCTCGGCCATCTTCGGCGGCGCGCCGCGCACCCGGCACATCCCCGGCCTCGGCTCGTCGATCACGCCACCGCTGTTCGAGCACGCGCTGATCGACGACGTGGTCATCGTGCCGGAGCGCGACACCGTGCGGGGCTGCCACGAGCTGCTGCACCGGCACGGCCTGTACGCGGGCGGTTCCACCGGCACGGTGTACGCGGCGATCGGCCGCTACTTCGCGGGACACACCGGCCCGCGGCCCACCGTGCTGTTCCTGTGCGCCGACCGCGGCACCGGTTACGCCGACACGATCTACGACCCCTCGTGGGTGGCGGAGGTGCTGCAGGACGCGCCTTCCGCCGACATGTTGCCCGTCTGA
- a CDS encoding ABC transporter permease, with protein sequence MTAIHAPSASFGAVSDALALFGRHTRHIARTPEKLLGVTLMPVAYVVIFGVLFGAAIALPGGGAYGEYLMAGIFTQTMLSSVSSTALGVADDLGNGLVDRFRSLPMSQGAVLLARTASNLVLSLVSIVVMAAVGLAIGWKVSAGAAGALAALGLLLLFGFAMSWLGALIGLVVRGAEAISALAFLIVMPLTFLSNAFIPLDGLPGWLRAVCEWNPVSSVVAACRELFGNPAQAGTSFPMRHPVPMAVALTLAVLLVCAPLAVRAYRGAVAR encoded by the coding sequence ATGACCGCGATCCACGCGCCCTCCGCCTCGTTCGGCGCGGTGAGCGACGCCCTGGCGCTGTTCGGCCGGCACACCCGGCACATCGCCCGCACGCCGGAGAAGCTGCTCGGCGTCACGCTGATGCCGGTCGCCTACGTGGTGATCTTCGGCGTGCTGTTCGGCGCCGCCATCGCGCTGCCCGGCGGTGGCGCGTACGGCGAGTACCTGATGGCGGGCATCTTCACCCAGACGATGCTGTCCTCGGTGTCGTCCACGGCGCTGGGGGTGGCCGACGACCTCGGCAACGGCCTGGTGGACCGGTTCCGGTCCCTGCCGATGTCGCAGGGCGCGGTGCTGCTGGCCCGCACCGCCTCGAACCTCGTGCTGTCCCTGGTGTCCATCGTGGTGATGGCCGCGGTGGGGCTGGCGATCGGGTGGAAGGTGTCGGCGGGTGCGGCGGGCGCGCTGGCGGCGCTCGGCCTGCTGCTGCTGTTCGGGTTCGCGATGTCGTGGCTGGGCGCGCTGATCGGCCTGGTCGTGCGCGGCGCGGAGGCGATCAGCGCGCTGGCGTTCCTGATCGTCATGCCGCTGACCTTCCTGTCCAACGCCTTCATCCCGCTCGACGGGCTGCCCGGCTGGCTGCGCGCGGTGTGCGAGTGGAACCCGGTCAGCTCGGTCGTGGCGGCGTGCCGCGAGCTGTTCGGGAACCCCGCCCAGGCGGGGACGTCGTTCCCGATGCGGCACCCGGTGCCGATGGCGGTGGCGTTGACGCTGGCCGTGCTGCTGGTGTGCGCCCCGCTGGCGGTGCGCGCCTACCGCGGCGCGGTGGCCCGGTGA
- a CDS encoding ATP-binding cassette domain-containing protein translates to MATAIRAEGLRKRYGDHEALRGVDLTVQAGEVFGLLGPNGAGKTTTVRVLATLVEPDSGHAVVAGHDVVRDPRAVRGAIGLAGQYAAVDERLTGRENLRLIGTLHRLGRRAARVRADQMLERFSLVEAADRVVKTYSGGMRRRLDLAVSVVAEPTVLFLDEPTTGLDVTSRIALWDMIREQVAGGVTVLLTTQYLEEADQLADRVAVVDGGQVIAEGTPAELKAKVGGELLEVGVASRADAGTVVAALGRLVVAPPKVSADGLTVSVPVHDGIGGIADAADALRPLGAAVTEFGLRRPSMDDVFLALTGATHAREEVVR, encoded by the coding sequence GTGGCAACAGCGATCCGAGCCGAAGGGCTCCGCAAGAGGTATGGCGACCACGAAGCGCTGCGCGGCGTGGACCTGACCGTGCAGGCGGGCGAGGTCTTCGGGCTGCTCGGCCCGAACGGCGCGGGCAAGACGACCACCGTGCGCGTGCTGGCCACGCTGGTCGAGCCGGACAGCGGCCACGCCGTCGTCGCCGGGCACGACGTGGTGCGCGACCCGCGCGCGGTGCGCGGCGCCATCGGCCTGGCCGGGCAGTACGCGGCCGTGGACGAGCGGCTGACCGGGCGGGAGAACCTGCGCCTGATCGGCACCCTGCACCGGCTGGGCCGGCGCGCCGCCAGGGTGCGCGCCGACCAGATGCTGGAGCGGTTCTCCCTGGTGGAAGCCGCCGACCGGGTGGTGAAGACCTACTCGGGCGGGATGCGGCGCAGGCTCGACCTCGCGGTGAGCGTCGTCGCCGAGCCCACCGTGCTGTTCCTGGACGAGCCGACCACCGGTCTGGACGTCACCAGCCGCATCGCGCTGTGGGACATGATCCGCGAGCAGGTGGCCGGTGGCGTCACCGTGCTGCTGACCACCCAGTACCTGGAGGAGGCCGACCAGCTCGCCGACCGGGTGGCCGTGGTGGACGGCGGGCAGGTCATCGCCGAGGGCACGCCCGCCGAGCTGAAGGCCAAGGTCGGCGGCGAGCTGCTGGAGGTCGGCGTGGCCAGCCGGGCGGACGCCGGGACCGTCGTGGCGGCGCTGGGCCGCCTGGTCGTCGCGCCGCCGAAGGTCTCCGCCGACGGGCTGACCGTGTCGGTGCCGGTGCACGACGGCATCGGCGGCATCGCCGACGCGGCCGACGCGCTGCGCCCGCTCGGCGCGGCCGTCACCGAGTTCGGGCTGCGCCGCCCCTCGATGGACGACGTGTTCCTCGCCCTGACCGGCGCCACCCACGCCCGGGAAGAGGTCGTCCGATGA